In Halorubrum sp. PV6, a single window of DNA contains:
- a CDS encoding DUF6432 family protein, producing the protein MAAKPEYRDRPDVEVALLDALVDRGDEGMTVLELRAAVDADIDAIEEGLSTLKADSLITVESEERVRVYPHDRVVPDPDAETDEDPASFVDVVRDRLGL; encoded by the coding sequence ATGGCCGCAAAGCCGGAGTACCGCGACCGGCCGGACGTTGAGGTCGCGCTGTTGGACGCGCTCGTCGACCGCGGCGACGAGGGGATGACGGTGCTGGAACTGCGCGCGGCCGTCGACGCCGACATCGACGCCATCGAGGAGGGGTTGTCGACGCTGAAGGCGGACTCGCTCATCACCGTCGAAAGCGAGGAGCGAGTGCGCGTGTATCCCCACGACCGCGTCGTCCCGGACCCCGACGCCGAGACGGACGAGGACCCGGCATCGTTCGTCGACGTCGTCCGCGACCGGCTCGGACTGTAG
- a CDS encoding UPF0146 family protein, translating into MIAPSRRALVDALATHDRLVEVGIGDRPSVARALARRGCHVVAVDVSPGEDALAAARETRDTAVPGSLRVRRGDVLALADDAPDAVIDDATDDPLADGDGVAVDAVYACHLPAELQRPTVEFARRLGAACAFTTLGFEEPVVPVTRRALGEAVVYVARDDGPGGVASDRE; encoded by the coding sequence GTGATCGCACCCTCCCGTCGCGCGCTCGTCGATGCGCTCGCGACCCACGACCGCCTCGTCGAGGTCGGTATCGGCGACCGCCCGTCTGTCGCGCGAGCGCTCGCTCGACGCGGCTGCCACGTCGTCGCCGTCGACGTCTCCCCCGGCGAGGACGCGCTCGCGGCGGCGCGTGAGACCCGCGACACGGCGGTTCCGGGCTCGCTCCGCGTTCGCCGCGGGGACGTCTTGGCGCTCGCCGACGACGCCCCGGACGCGGTGATCGACGACGCCACCGACGACCCCCTCGCCGACGGGGATGGCGTCGCCGTCGACGCGGTGTACGCCTGTCACCTCCCCGCCGAACTCCAGCGCCCGACCGTCGAGTTCGCGAGGCGTCTCGGCGCCGCCTGCGCGTTCACCACGCTGGGGTTCGAGGAGCCGGTCGTCCCCGTCACGCGCCGCGCGCTCGGGGAGGCCGTGGTGTACGTCGCGCGGGACGACGGGCCCGGAGGGGTAGCGTCCGACCGCGAGTGA
- a CDS encoding DEAD/DEAH box helicase, which translates to MAEPSGMDAFAHLGREVREALSEQGFSTPTEPQREAIPPLASGKNALVLAPTGTGKTETAMLPVFDTLVAARDAPGDQPREGISALYITPLRALNRDMMDRLEWWGETLGVEVAVRHGDTTQYERSKQADDPPDVLITTPESLQAILTGSKMQVALEDVAHVVIDEVHELASAKRGAQLTVGLERLRRVSGPFQRVGLSATVGTPEEVGRFLVGSGKRDPERPGDREFETVEVAAGTRTDVRVLDPEITDRDATLAGELAVDETTASHVRTIREIVANHESTLIFVNTRQTAEALGSRFKTLADREETGEAVGDPTEIEVHHGSLSKDVRIDVEDQFKSGSLDGLVCTSSMELGIDVGRVDHVVQYGSPREVARLLQRVGRAGHRRDLVSEGTVVTQGGDDTLEALAIARRAGDELVEPAAIHHGSLDTVANQIVGVVMDEGEVHAREAYQVVTSAYPFADLSEPQFQEVVRELNGNRLLWLDEESDTLEKSGGTWQYFYANLSMIPDESTYEVYDMSSRRGIGTLDERFVVNFAGPGETFIQRGEMWRITEVDEEEERVNVTPIADPAGEVPSWIGQEIPVPKPVAEEVGRIRGEAAEALAAGATPKAVAGDLAERYPADEGTIASALKPVVDHVEADHPVPTDRRVVIEGSARTVAVNAAFGHEVNETLARLLAALVGQRAGSSIGMDVDPYRVEFEVPHDVDPSTFREVLETTDPDRLEAYLELALKKSDALKFTLAQVAAKFGSVKRYREGRGRFGGDRLLAALEGTPVYDEALREVFHADLAVAETAAVLTAIQDGDIDLAIARERTPLGTAGRSAGTEFLVPENADADVIETIRERIQNDRVILFCLHCTDWRHTTKVRRVADQPKCPDCGSTRVAALNPWDDETVTAVRATEKDDEQERRTERAHRAASLVQTHGKRAVVALAARGVGPHNAARIINKLREDEDEFYRDVLRQEREYARTQSFWD; encoded by the coding sequence ATGGCGGAACCGTCCGGGATGGACGCGTTCGCGCACCTCGGGCGCGAGGTCCGCGAGGCGCTCTCCGAGCAGGGCTTTTCCACCCCCACCGAGCCCCAGCGCGAGGCGATCCCGCCGCTCGCGAGCGGGAAGAACGCGCTCGTCCTCGCGCCGACGGGCACGGGGAAGACGGAGACCGCCATGCTCCCCGTCTTCGACACGCTCGTCGCCGCCCGCGACGCGCCGGGCGACCAGCCCCGCGAGGGGATCTCCGCGCTGTATATCACGCCGCTGCGCGCGCTCAACCGCGACATGATGGACCGGCTGGAGTGGTGGGGCGAGACCCTCGGCGTCGAGGTCGCGGTGCGCCACGGCGACACCACGCAGTACGAGCGCAGCAAGCAGGCCGACGACCCCCCGGACGTGTTGATCACGACGCCGGAGAGCCTCCAGGCGATTTTGACTGGCTCGAAGATGCAGGTCGCGCTCGAAGACGTCGCCCACGTCGTGATAGACGAGGTCCACGAGCTCGCCTCCGCGAAGCGCGGCGCCCAGCTGACCGTCGGGCTCGAACGCCTCCGACGCGTCTCCGGCCCGTTCCAGCGGGTCGGCCTCTCGGCCACCGTGGGGACCCCCGAGGAGGTCGGGAGGTTCCTCGTCGGGTCGGGGAAACGCGACCCCGAGCGCCCCGGCGACCGCGAGTTCGAGACCGTCGAGGTCGCGGCGGGGACACGGACGGACGTGCGCGTGCTCGACCCGGAGATCACGGACCGCGACGCCACGCTCGCCGGCGAGCTGGCGGTCGACGAGACAACCGCGAGCCACGTCCGGACGATCCGTGAGATCGTCGCCAACCACGAGTCGACGCTGATATTCGTCAACACGAGACAGACCGCGGAGGCGCTCGGCTCGCGGTTTAAAACGCTCGCCGATCGGGAAGAGACGGGCGAGGCGGTCGGCGACCCCACCGAGATCGAGGTCCACCACGGCTCGCTGTCGAAGGACGTGCGGATAGACGTCGAAGACCAGTTTAAATCGGGGTCGCTCGACGGGCTCGTCTGCACCTCCTCGATGGAGCTCGGGATCGACGTGGGGCGCGTCGATCACGTGGTCCAGTACGGCAGCCCCCGCGAGGTGGCTCGGCTGCTCCAGCGGGTCGGCCGCGCGGGGCACCGCCGCGATCTGGTCTCCGAGGGCACCGTCGTGACGCAGGGCGGCGACGACACGCTCGAAGCGCTGGCGATCGCCCGCCGAGCCGGCGACGAACTCGTCGAGCCGGCCGCGATCCACCACGGGAGCCTCGACACGGTCGCGAACCAGATCGTCGGCGTGGTGATGGACGAGGGCGAGGTCCACGCCCGCGAGGCGTATCAGGTCGTCACGAGCGCGTACCCCTTCGCCGACCTCTCGGAGCCGCAGTTCCAGGAGGTCGTCCGCGAACTCAACGGGAACCGACTGCTCTGGCTCGACGAGGAGTCGGACACTTTAGAGAAGTCCGGCGGCACGTGGCAGTACTTCTACGCGAACCTCTCGATGATCCCCGACGAGTCCACCTACGAGGTGTACGACATGTCCTCGCGGCGGGGAATCGGCACCTTAGACGAGCGGTTCGTCGTCAACTTCGCCGGGCCGGGCGAGACGTTCATCCAGCGCGGCGAGATGTGGCGGATCACCGAGGTCGACGAGGAGGAGGAGCGCGTGAACGTCACGCCCATCGCCGACCCCGCCGGCGAGGTGCCCTCGTGGATCGGCCAGGAGATCCCGGTCCCGAAACCCGTCGCCGAGGAGGTCGGCCGGATCCGCGGCGAGGCCGCCGAGGCGCTCGCGGCGGGGGCGACCCCGAAGGCCGTCGCCGGCGACCTCGCCGAGCGCTACCCCGCCGACGAGGGGACGATCGCGAGCGCCCTGAAACCGGTCGTCGACCACGTCGAGGCGGACCACCCGGTCCCCACCGACCGCCGCGTCGTGATCGAGGGGAGCGCCCGCACCGTCGCGGTCAACGCCGCCTTCGGCCACGAGGTGAACGAGACGCTCGCGCGCCTCCTCGCGGCGCTCGTCGGCCAGCGCGCGGGCTCGTCGATCGGGATGGACGTGGACCCGTACCGGGTCGAGTTCGAGGTGCCACACGATGTCGATCCGAGCACCTTCCGCGAGGTGTTGGAGACGACCGACCCCGACCGGCTGGAGGCGTACCTCGAACTCGCCTTAAAAAAGTCGGACGCGCTCAAGTTCACGCTCGCGCAGGTCGCCGCGAAGTTCGGCTCGGTCAAGCGCTACCGCGAGGGGCGGGGTCGGTTCGGCGGCGATCGCCTGCTCGCGGCCTTGGAGGGGACCCCCGTCTACGACGAGGCGCTCCGCGAGGTGTTCCACGCCGACCTCGCGGTCGCGGAGACGGCCGCGGTGCTGACGGCGATACAGGACGGCGATATCGACCTCGCCATCGCCCGCGAGCGCACCCCGCTCGGCACGGCGGGTCGCTCCGCGGGCACCGAGTTCCTCGTCCCCGAGAACGCCGACGCCGACGTGATCGAGACGATCCGCGAGCGCATCCAGAACGACCGCGTGATCCTCTTTTGTCTCCACTGTACCGACTGGCGGCACACGACGAAGGTGCGTCGCGTCGCCGACCAGCCGAAATGCCCCGACTGCGGGTCGACGCGCGTCGCCGCCCTGAACCCGTGGGACGACGAGACGGTGACGGCGGTCCGAGCGACCGAGAAGGACGACGAACAGGAGCGGCGCACCGAGCGCGCCCACCGCGCCGCGAGCCTCGTCCAGACGCACGGGAAGCGGGCCGTGGTCGCGCTGGCGGCCCGCGGCGTGGGACCGCACAACGCCGCCCGGATAATCAACAAGCTCCGCGAGGACGAAGACGAGTTCTACCGCGACGTGCTCCGCCAAGAGCGCGAGTACGCCCGGACGCAGTCGTTTTGGGACTGA
- a CDS encoding PAS domain-containing protein — MDSWREPNSVPDPAVGDEDRGIYETVFCEMEDAVFLIDVEGDAEEPVFRFRRTNASHQRLTGISLEEIRGKTPRELLGDEQGAAVEANYRRCVERRETIEYEESLALPGGRREWDTRLTPIMEDGSVAGVVGVARDITEQKARERTIQRIKDRLELAVEGAQIGVWDWDMTTDEVEFNDQWAEMLGHSLDEIEPHLDAWERRVHPEDLEAVEDALSAHMAGETEYYEAEHRMRTASGGWKWIRDVGKVVERDADGEPVRGVGIHLDIDDRKRRERELERTRTLIEQTQESASIGWWEVDLVDESLTWSDEVYHIHEVPTDESVDVADGIAFYHPDDRDVIEDAFDRLVADGESYDLELRIVTAADRVRWVRTIADPRFDDAGNVVGALGLFQDITERKEYEMALESTREELRQIIDLVPDLVFVKNREGEYLLANEATAGAYGKTPAEIEGKSEAEIIPDRDDSEEFRQDDLAVIESGEPKEIPEETLTTATGETRILQTVKIPYKISETDEDAVLGYARDVTELKEYERTLEEQRDSLKLLNQVVRHDIRNQLMVVESYTELLEELLSDDRSRTYAQTVKGAARQAIDITETAKDVTDVLLRVDADRSPMSLRTELTGQIESVQSDQDRVAISVDGSIPDVTVLADDLLEAVFRNLLTNAVVHNDKEVAEVSVAAGVSEGTVRVSIADNGPGIADDHKEQIFQEGEKGLESGGTGVGLYLVKTLVDKYGGDVWVEDNEPTGCVFVVELPVAE, encoded by the coding sequence ATGGACAGTTGGCGGGAGCCAAACTCGGTACCCGACCCCGCGGTCGGCGACGAGGACCGAGGCATCTACGAGACGGTCTTCTGTGAGATGGAAGACGCCGTCTTCCTCATCGATGTCGAGGGCGACGCCGAGGAGCCGGTCTTTCGCTTCCGACGGACGAACGCGTCGCACCAACGGCTCACCGGTATCTCGCTGGAGGAGATTCGCGGCAAGACGCCGCGGGAACTGCTGGGCGACGAGCAGGGGGCGGCGGTCGAAGCGAACTACCGCCGCTGTGTCGAGCGCCGCGAGACGATCGAGTACGAGGAGTCGCTCGCGCTGCCCGGCGGCCGGCGGGAGTGGGATACCCGGCTGACCCCGATCATGGAGGACGGCTCGGTGGCGGGGGTCGTCGGCGTCGCTCGCGACATCACGGAACAGAAGGCCCGAGAGCGAACGATCCAGCGGATCAAAGACCGACTCGAACTCGCGGTGGAGGGCGCACAGATCGGCGTCTGGGACTGGGACATGACCACAGACGAGGTCGAGTTCAACGACCAGTGGGCGGAGATGCTCGGCCACTCGCTCGACGAGATTGAGCCGCACCTCGACGCGTGGGAGCGGCGCGTCCACCCCGAGGACCTCGAAGCGGTCGAGGACGCCCTCTCGGCCCACATGGCCGGCGAGACCGAGTACTACGAGGCGGAACACCGGATGCGGACCGCGTCGGGCGGGTGGAAGTGGATCCGCGACGTCGGGAAGGTCGTCGAGCGCGACGCGGACGGCGAGCCGGTCCGGGGGGTCGGCATCCACCTCGACATCGACGACCGGAAGCGCCGGGAGCGGGAGTTGGAACGCACCCGCACGCTCATCGAGCAGACCCAAGAGAGCGCGTCGATCGGCTGGTGGGAGGTCGATCTGGTCGACGAGTCGCTCACGTGGAGCGACGAGGTGTACCACATCCACGAGGTGCCGACGGACGAGTCGGTCGACGTCGCCGACGGGATCGCCTTTTACCACCCGGACGACCGCGACGTCATCGAGGACGCCTTCGACCGCCTGGTCGCGGACGGCGAGTCGTACGACCTCGAACTCCGGATCGTCACGGCGGCGGACCGGGTTCGGTGGGTCAGAACGATCGCCGACCCGCGGTTCGACGACGCGGGGAACGTCGTCGGTGCGCTGGGGCTGTTCCAGGACATCACCGAGCGGAAGGAGTACGAAATGGCCCTCGAATCGACCCGCGAGGAGCTCCGGCAGATCATCGACCTCGTGCCCGACCTCGTCTTCGTGAAGAACCGCGAGGGGGAGTACCTCCTGGCGAACGAGGCGACCGCGGGGGCGTACGGGAAGACGCCGGCGGAGATCGAGGGCAAGTCGGAGGCGGAGATCATTCCCGACCGCGACGACTCCGAGGAGTTTCGACAGGACGATCTCGCCGTGATCGAGTCGGGCGAGCCGAAGGAGATTCCGGAGGAGACGCTCACCACGGCGACCGGGGAGACGCGCATCCTGCAGACGGTGAAGATCCCCTACAAAATATCGGAAACGGACGAAGACGCCGTCTTGGGGTACGCCCGCGACGTGACCGAACTCAAGGAGTACGAGCGGACGCTCGAAGAGCAGCGGGACAGCCTCAAACTGCTGAATCAGGTCGTTCGCCACGACATCCGGAACCAGCTGATGGTCGTCGAGTCGTACACCGAACTGCTCGAAGAGCTGCTCTCCGACGACCGGAGCCGGACGTACGCCCAAACGGTCAAAGGCGCCGCGAGACAGGCGATAGACATCACGGAGACGGCCAAAGACGTCACCGACGTGCTGCTCCGGGTCGACGCCGACCGCTCGCCGATGAGCCTCCGGACCGAACTCACCGGACAGATCGAGAGCGTCCAGTCCGATCAGGACCGCGTGGCGATCTCGGTCGACGGGTCGATCCCCGACGTGACCGTGCTGGCCGACGACCTGCTGGAGGCGGTGTTCCGAAACCTGCTGACGAACGCGGTCGTCCACAACGACAAGGAGGTCGCCGAGGTCTCGGTCGCGGCCGGCGTCTCCGAGGGCACGGTGCGCGTGTCGATCGCGGACAACGGCCCCGGCATCGCCGACGACCACAAAGAACAGATATTCCAGGAGGGCGAGAAGGGCCTCGAAAGCGGCGGGACGGGGGTCGGGCTGTACCTCGTCAAGACGCTCGTCGACAAGTACGGCGGCGACGTGTGGGTCGAAGACAACGAGCCGACCGGCTGCGTGTTCGTCGTCGAACTCCCGGTCGCCGAGTGA
- a CDS encoding metallophosphoesterase yields the protein MLVVVSDTHGRTEPKLQGRTAEAVREADLVVHAGDFYREPVLDAFESAARSLRAVYGNNADAAIRDRLPEVRTVQYAGVRFAVTHRHRNGDTGLVMLARERRADAVICGHSHRPRFDDTGSVPILNPGSHAQPRGNRAAHAELDPVDGPQDALDGRLVTPDGEVFETFRIEA from the coding sequence ATGCTCGTCGTCGTCTCCGACACCCACGGACGAACGGAGCCGAAACTGCAGGGGCGGACCGCGGAGGCGGTCCGCGAGGCCGACCTCGTCGTCCACGCGGGAGACTTCTACCGGGAGCCGGTGCTCGACGCCTTCGAGTCGGCGGCTCGGAGCCTGCGGGCCGTCTACGGGAACAACGCCGACGCGGCGATCCGCGACCGGCTCCCGGAGGTGCGAACGGTCCAGTACGCCGGCGTTCGGTTCGCGGTCACGCACCGACACCGAAACGGCGACACCGGCCTCGTGATGCTCGCGCGCGAGCGCCGCGCCGACGCCGTGATCTGCGGGCACAGCCACCGCCCCCGGTTCGACGACACGGGGTCGGTTCCGATACTGAACCCCGGCAGCCACGCCCAACCGCGGGGGAACCGCGCGGCTCACGCGGAGCTCGACCCGGTCGACGGCCCGCAAGACGCGCTGGACGGGCGTCTCGTCACGCCCGACGGCGAGGTGTTCGAAACGTTCCGTATCGAGGCGTAA
- a CDS encoding aminomethyltransferase family protein, with the protein MTLVSDTHDAHGAVYRDRGGRQVVDHYGKPERVGKAVRNVVGAIEMGYGILTVRGEDRVEFVDNAVSNRVPDEDGQGVYALLLDPQGGIETDMYVYNAAERLLVFLPPERAEAVAEDWASKVFIQDVTIEDVSADLAVFGIHGPKSTEKVASVLGGPGAPEKPLSFVRGSMVDAGVTVIASDAPLGEEGYEVVCAADDAEAVLDTLINRGLNAPPFGYRTWDALATEAGTPLFEYELAGTVPNVLGLRNALDFEKGCYVGQEVVSRVENQGRPSRRLVGLDLDGLADATAAIDGDADPEGYDAVLPASGAAVFDGDEAVGEVTRAAVGPDAGDPIALALVQFDAALDGPTVRVDGEEVAATRVALPFPSVDGSARSARLPTYPDER; encoded by the coding sequence ATGACACTCGTCTCCGACACCCACGACGCACACGGCGCGGTGTACCGCGACCGCGGCGGCCGGCAGGTGGTCGACCACTACGGCAAGCCGGAACGCGTCGGGAAGGCGGTTCGCAACGTCGTCGGCGCGATAGAGATGGGATACGGGATCCTCACCGTCCGCGGCGAGGACCGCGTCGAGTTCGTCGACAACGCCGTCTCGAACCGCGTGCCCGACGAGGACGGGCAGGGCGTGTACGCGCTCTTGCTCGACCCGCAGGGCGGCATCGAGACGGACATGTACGTGTACAACGCCGCCGAGCGCCTGCTCGTCTTCCTCCCGCCGGAGCGGGCAGAGGCGGTCGCCGAAGACTGGGCGAGCAAGGTGTTCATCCAAGACGTGACGATAGAGGACGTCTCCGCCGACCTCGCGGTCTTCGGGATCCACGGGCCGAAATCCACGGAGAAGGTCGCCTCGGTGCTCGGCGGACCGGGCGCCCCCGAAAAACCGCTCTCGTTCGTCCGCGGATCGATGGTCGACGCCGGCGTCACGGTGATCGCGAGCGACGCGCCGCTCGGCGAGGAGGGGTACGAGGTCGTCTGTGCGGCCGACGACGCGGAGGCGGTCCTCGACACCCTGATCAACCGCGGACTCAACGCGCCCCCGTTCGGGTACCGGACGTGGGACGCGCTCGCGACGGAGGCCGGCACGCCCCTCTTCGAGTACGAGTTGGCGGGCACGGTGCCGAACGTCCTCGGACTCCGGAACGCCCTGGACTTCGAGAAGGGGTGTTACGTCGGCCAGGAGGTCGTCTCCCGCGTCGAGAACCAGGGGCGACCGAGCCGCCGACTCGTCGGCCTCGACCTCGACGGCCTCGCCGACGCGACCGCCGCCATCGACGGCGACGCCGACCCTGAGGGGTACGACGCGGTCCTCCCGGCGTCCGGTGCGGCCGTGTTCGACGGCGACGAGGCGGTCGGCGAGGTGACGCGGGCGGCGGTCGGACCGGACGCCGGCGACCCCATCGCCCTGGCGCTGGTGCAGTTCGACGCCGCCCTCGACGGCCCGACCGTGCGCGTCGACGGCGAGGAGGTCGCGGCGACGCGCGTCGCCCTCCCGTTCCCCTCCGTCGACGGTAGCGCACGCTCCGCGCGGCTGCCGACGTATCCGGACGAACGGTAG
- a CDS encoding inorganic phosphate transporter yields the protein MVVATVATLGVAATASLFMAWSIGAGSSGSTPFAPAVGANAISVMRAGLVVGVLGLSGAILQGANVTEAVGTELIGGVTLTAGAAIIALLTAAALVATGVFAGYPIATAFTVTGAVVGVGLAMGGDPAWPKYTEILTLWVLTPFVGGGVAYVVARLLIGDALPQRPLTAALAGLVGALVANVGFALLGPPGEQASMSQALGPELGVGGIGTPLVTVAVATAVALAVYVDLGRDQAAAQRRFLLAMGGLVAFSAGGSQVGLAIGPLVPIFSEVGVPLWALLVGGGTGLLVGSWTGAPRMIKAISQDYASMGPRRSISALIPSFAIAQTAVAFGIPVSFNEIIVSAIVGAGYAAGDAGVSRAKMGYTVFAWIGSLVGSLALGFTAYTVVQFAL from the coding sequence ATGGTCGTCGCAACTGTCGCCACCCTCGGCGTCGCCGCCACCGCGAGCCTCTTTATGGCGTGGTCTATCGGGGCCGGCTCCTCCGGGTCGACACCGTTCGCCCCGGCGGTCGGCGCCAACGCCATCTCCGTGATGCGGGCGGGGCTCGTCGTCGGCGTCCTGGGACTCTCGGGCGCGATCCTCCAGGGCGCGAACGTCACCGAGGCGGTGGGGACCGAGCTGATCGGCGGCGTGACGCTCACCGCCGGCGCGGCCATCATCGCCCTGCTCACCGCGGCCGCGCTCGTCGCGACCGGCGTGTTCGCGGGGTATCCGATCGCGACCGCGTTCACCGTCACCGGCGCGGTCGTCGGCGTCGGCCTCGCGATGGGCGGCGATCCGGCGTGGCCGAAGTACACCGAGATCCTCACGCTCTGGGTGCTCACTCCGTTCGTCGGCGGCGGCGTCGCCTACGTCGTCGCCCGGCTGCTCATCGGGGACGCGCTCCCTCAGCGGCCGCTCACCGCGGCGCTCGCGGGGCTCGTCGGCGCGCTCGTCGCGAACGTCGGGTTCGCGCTGCTCGGCCCGCCCGGCGAGCAGGCGTCGATGTCGCAGGCGCTCGGGCCCGAACTCGGCGTCGGGGGGATCGGCACGCCCCTCGTCACGGTCGCGGTGGCGACGGCGGTCGCCCTCGCGGTGTACGTCGACCTCGGGCGGGACCAGGCGGCCGCCCAGCGTCGGTTCCTCCTCGCGATGGGCGGGCTCGTCGCCTTCTCGGCCGGCGGCTCGCAGGTCGGGCTCGCGATCGGTCCGCTGGTCCCGATATTCAGCGAGGTCGGGGTGCCCCTGTGGGCGCTGCTCGTCGGCGGCGGCACGGGGCTGCTCGTCGGGTCGTGGACCGGCGCGCCGCGGATGATCAAAGCGATCTCACAGGACTACGCCTCGATGGGGCCGCGTCGGTCGATATCGGCGCTCATCCCCTCCTTCGCCATCGCCCAGACCGCGGTCGCCTTCGGCATCCCCGTCTCGTTCAACGAGATCATCGTCTCCGCCATCGTCGGCGCGGGCTACGCCGCCGGCGACGCGGGCGTGAGTCGGGCGAAGATGGGCTACACCGTGTTCGCGTGGATCGGCTCGCTCGTCGGATCGCTCGCGCTCGGGTTCACCGCCTACACCGTCGTGCAGTTCGCGCTGTGA
- a CDS encoding archaemetzincin family Zn-dependent metalloprotease, whose product MLVDIVPVGEVAPRVKREASAALRSVYDCDVTVHDDQPIPETAFDEGRDQYRAEDLIETVSRVGGGEKNIGITPRDLYYRRRNYVFGLAYLNGNGSVISTHRLRTSSDGGVSTRPAVDVFADRVRKEVVHEIGHTLGLEHCDNSKCVMSFSPTVREVDVKEENLCGTCSRLVR is encoded by the coding sequence ATGCTCGTGGACATCGTCCCAGTCGGGGAAGTTGCCCCCCGCGTGAAACGCGAAGCGTCGGCGGCGCTCCGTTCGGTGTACGACTGTGACGTGACCGTCCACGACGACCAACCGATCCCCGAGACGGCGTTCGACGAGGGGCGCGACCAGTACCGCGCCGAGGACTTGATCGAGACCGTCAGCCGCGTCGGCGGCGGCGAAAAGAACATCGGGATCACCCCCCGCGACCTGTACTACCGGCGCCGGAACTACGTGTTCGGCCTCGCGTACCTCAACGGCAACGGCTCCGTGATCTCGACGCACCGCCTCCGCACCTCCTCCGACGGCGGCGTCTCGACGCGGCCTGCGGTCGACGTGTTCGCCGACCGAGTTCGGAAGGAAGTCGTCCACGAAATCGGCCATACGCTCGGATTAGAGCACTGCGACAACAGCAAGTGCGTCATGTCCTTCTCGCCGACGGTCCGCGAGGTCGACGTGAAAGAGGAGAACCTCTGTGGCACCTGTTCCCGGCTCGTTCGGTGA
- a CDS encoding TIGR01548 family HAD-type hydrolase: MQVDAVVLDIDGVLVDVADSYRRAILESVERVCGKTIDRSAIQSFKNAGGFNNDWELTNAAALYVLARREGLDMDVETFTDRIAAGGGGIDAAKAVARDLPSVAQARVRDQWDTDRLRETFQALYLGEELYRELEGGAPPLSTPGYIHDEPTLIEPATVADLTDRFDVGVLTGRPAAEAEIALERVGLDVPEDRRFTMDDWEEGKPHPRALVTLAERFDADRVAFAGDTLDDVRTARNADDEDDSRVYYGVGVLTGGLTGDDGRRAYTEVGVDAVVEDVNELVELLS; the protein is encoded by the coding sequence ATGCAGGTCGACGCAGTCGTTCTTGACATCGACGGGGTGTTGGTCGACGTGGCCGACTCCTACCGACGGGCGATCCTCGAGTCCGTCGAGCGAGTGTGTGGCAAGACGATCGACCGTTCCGCGATTCAGTCATTTAAAAACGCCGGCGGGTTCAACAACGACTGGGAGCTGACGAACGCGGCCGCCCTCTACGTGTTGGCCCGCCGCGAGGGGCTCGATATGGACGTCGAGACGTTCACGGACCGCATCGCCGCCGGCGGTGGCGGGATCGACGCCGCGAAAGCGGTCGCCCGCGACCTCCCGAGCGTCGCTCAGGCGCGGGTCCGCGACCAGTGGGACACCGACCGCCTCCGCGAGACGTTTCAGGCGCTGTATCTCGGCGAGGAGCTGTATCGCGAACTGGAGGGCGGAGCGCCCCCGCTTTCGACGCCGGGGTACATCCACGACGAGCCGACGCTGATCGAACCCGCGACGGTCGCCGACCTCACCGACCGGTTCGACGTGGGCGTGTTGACCGGGCGGCCCGCCGCGGAGGCGGAGATCGCCTTAGAGCGCGTCGGCCTCGACGTGCCCGAGGACCGCCGATTCACGATGGACGACTGGGAGGAGGGGAAGCCGCACCCGCGGGCGCTCGTCACGCTGGCGGAGCGGTTCGACGCCGACCGCGTCGCCTTCGCCGGCGACACCCTCGACGACGTGCGGACGGCGCGCAACGCCGACGACGAGGACGACAGCCGCGTCTACTACGGGGTCGGCGTTCTCACCGGCGGGCTGACCGGAGACGACGGGCGACGGGCGTACACCGAGGTCGGCGTCGACGCGGTGGTCGAGGACGTGAACGAACTGGTCGAACTGCTGTCGTAA